The following proteins are encoded in a genomic region of Sparus aurata chromosome 11, fSpaAur1.1, whole genome shotgun sequence:
- the xcr1a.1 gene encoding chemokine (C motif) receptor 1a, duplicate 1 — translation MNTSNNDSITYDYDYDDQVCEKGQVVKFGSIAVPVFFSVVFMLSLTGNILVLVILALYENLKCLTNIFILNLAISDLVFTTGLPFWAIYHIWGWLFSETLCKTVTFVFFTGFYSSVLFLTIMTIYRYMAVVHPLSNLSTWKLNTGIFLSVLLWIISIGAAMPSLLYSSIVSIPHNGGHSLGCEYKASMWKTISISQQNIFFLVAFAVMAFCYIQILGKIVRTKSHRKNRAVKLVFCIVAVFFLGWVPYNVVIFLGILADNLVAPFNDCATSIQLDYAIYVCRLIAFSHCCLNPVFYAFVGVKFRSHLKSLMRRMFVCQSRVEEQQTRLQNFSRGSMY, via the coding sequence ATGAATACCTCTAATAATGACAGCATAACGTATGACTATGACTATGATGATCAAGTCTGTGAGAAAGGCCAGGTGGTCAAATTTGGATCCATTGCCGTccctgtcttcttctccgttgtGTTCATGCTGAGCCTCACAGGTAACATCCTTGTCCTTGTGATCCTGGCTTTGTACGAAAACCTCAAGTGTCTCACCAACATTTTCATCCTAAACCTGGCCATCTCTGACCTCGTCTTCACTACCGGCCTTCCCTTCTGGGCAATATACCACATCTGGGGATGGCTGTtttcagaaactctctgcaaaACTGTGACTTTTGTCTTCTTCACTGGATTTTACAGCAGCGTCCTCTTCCTGACCATCATGACTATCTATAGGTACATGGCCGTGGTCCACCCGCTCTCTAACCTGAGCACGTGGAAACTCAACACAGGAATTTTCTTGTCTGTCCTACTTTGGATAATCAGCATAGGAGCCGCCATGCCCTCCCTCCTCTACAGCTCCATCGTCTCAATCCCCCACAATGGTGGGCACTCCCTCGGCTGTGAATACAAAGCTTCCATGTGGAAAACCATCAGTATCTCCcaacagaacattttcttcCTGGTTGCTTTTGCAGTGATGGCTTTCTGCTACATTCAGATACTGGGGAAAATCGTAAGAACAAAATCTCACAGAAAGAACAGAGCAGTCAAGTTAGTCTTCTGTATCGTGGCTGTGTTCTTCCTCGGCTGGGTGCCGTACAACGTGGTCATCTTTCTGGGGATTTTGGCTGACAATTTGGTTGCACCGTTTAATGACTGTGCCACAAGTATCCAGCTTGACTACGCGATCTATGTGTGCCGGCTCATTGCTTTCTCCCACTGCTGCCTGAACCCGGTCTTTTATGCATTTGTTGGCGTTAAGTTTAGGAGTCATTTGAAGTCACTTATGCGTCGGATGTTCGTTTGCCAAAGTCGGGTCGAAGAGCAGCAGACTAGGTTGCAAAACTTCTCACGTGGGTCAATGTACTAG